The Triticum aestivum cultivar Chinese Spring chromosome 5A, IWGSC CS RefSeq v2.1, whole genome shotgun sequence genomic sequence cctattggaaactaagggatattaaggcctccttttaatagagaaccagaacaaagcattaacacatagtgaatacatgaactcctcaaactatggtcatcaccgggagtggtcccgattattgtcacttcggggttgccggatcataacacatagtaggtgactatagacttgcaagataggatctagaactcacatatattcatgaaaacataataggttcagatctaaaatcatggcactcgggccctagtgacaagcattaagcatagcaaagtcatagcaacattaatctcaaaacatagtggatactagggatcaaaccctaacaaaactaactcgattacatgataaatctcatccaacccatcaccgtccagcaagcctacgatgcaattactcacacacggcggtgagcatcatgaaattggtgatggaggatggttgatgatgacgacggcgatgaatccccctctccggagccccaaacggactccagatcagccctcccgagagagattagggcttggcggcggctccgtatcgtaaaatgcgatgaaactttctctatgattttttttctcctcgaaagccaatatatggagttggagttggcgtcggagggccaccagggggcccacgaggtaggggggcgcgcccccatcctcgtggacagggtgtgggccccctggtcttcatctttggcgaggattttttattatttattttaagatattccgtggagtttcaggtcattccgataacttttgttttctgcacataaaacaacatcatggcaattctgctgaaaacagcgtcagtccaggttagttccattcaaatcatacaagttagagtccaaaacaagggcaaaagtgtttggaaaagtagatacgacggagacgtatcagaaaacAACTTCGTTATACTAATATGAATCTAGggtaaattttacagtagcaaaatcttgtttaagttggttaaacggatagagggtttcgagacgaaactccaggcgcttgaatcgtctgattccgataaacgagcgaaaagttatactaaaatgaaaatcggatcaggaatcgcgatcagaaaaatcacagatttaatccgagaaaaagaagaacgacGAACGTtcactagaacgaacgaacggacgaacgctcactatttaaataaaccgaaaaaaccgatctattaaaaaaccgAGACTagaaaaaaaccgacggaaaaaccaaacggtttttcgaaaaaaaataaaaaaaccggtgCGAATTTCGAGGCAGCGGCGGGTCGGCGGTGGCGGGAGCTGGCGGCTAGGGCTGGGGCGGCTTAGGGTTTGCcccgggtgggctgccccggcttataaagcctgccgggctagagtcccaggcggacacggtccgattaggtcggtgcgcgttttttttaaataattacgcgcagaagaaaaataaaaaaaatactaaacagactccaaaaattccgaaataaattttaacgggcttctaaaatcaagccgcacaaggtgaacatttattttggacctatatgcaattttgaaaaacgcacatttttcctaaattcaaataaaacaccgaaaaactccgaaataaaatcttatttgattttattatttgatcctcaatatttattcattttggcaaagtcattttattccctctctcatatttttataatagaaataattgatgataaaataaataaaatcaaatgatcctattctcaaaatttgagaaaactcaaatatgaaaataacgaaatccccaactctctccgtgggtcattgagttgcttaggatttctaggatcaaccaaaatgcaaaataaaatatgatatgcaatgatgatctaatatataacattccaaattggaaatttgagATGTTACAATAGGGTTGAAGCTTTTCATGTCAACAATTGCAACTTTTTCGTTGTGTACTCGTGGGGGTGAAGCTTTCTATAGAGTTGGTTGAAGCTTTCTATAAAGCGGGTTGAAGCTTTTCAATTCATGGTTGAAGCTTTCCAAAACGACAGTTGtagctttttttttctttcgtagTGTTCGCATGAAACTTAACTATTTCGTCGGCTGAAGCTTTTTCGAATACAATTTGAAGCTTTCACATGAACGGTTGTAGCTTTTTCATTTTATATGGGTGGTCTGTTGAAACTTTTGCAAGCTACGATCGAAGCTTTCGACCGTGCCAAATGAAGCTTTTTTCACCTAAGCTTGAAGCTTTTTTCACAAAAGGTTGCAGCTTTTTACTCTGCGGTTGCAACAAAAACACAGAGAGACGCCATGGTCGTCGTCGAGGAGGATTTCTCAATCTTTGTTTGAAGCGTTTTCATCTGCGGGTTGAAGCTTTTTGTCAAACGGTTGTAACTTTTCCTGTATTTCATTGTCTGGTTGAAGCTTCTTTATCTACTGGATGTAGCTTTTTGTGTCCATGGTTGTAGCACGAGAAAACGCCGTTTGCAACTCTCCCAGTACCGCTGTTGCGGCTCCTCCCTGTGGCCATGGTTGTAGCACGGGCGCCTTGGTCCTCCCCGCGTTTGGCCTGTCGCCGGTTGCAGcaaaaagggaagagaggaggaggaaaggggagagagggagaaggaagaaggGTACCTGCTGTTGCCGTGATCGAGGGAGGGTGGGCGGCAGCGGAGAAGTGGGCAAGGGCACTGAGATTGGAGGTAGGGACCTGCACGGGATTGGGGCTGGCCGGCGGCGAGATCCGAAAGATGAAGACGAGGGCCAGCAGCGCGCAAGGCTGAGAGGGAAGGAGGGGATCGGGAGGAAGAAGAAAGTGGGAGAAGATAAGGTGGGCCAGGGCGATGCGGGAGGCGTACGATGGGGGGCTGATCGCGTGGCTCGCGAGCGACCGGCCGAATcgttcggccggcgcaccgcgcCGAAACGTTTCCCATAAAAATATGGGGAGAGTTTCTCAAAAACAAAATTGAGAGGAATTGCCAGGCGACCCTGTCAAACCCTTTCACGATGTCAGAGTCCGACCTCTACTAAAGGATATATACGGCACACACACGACCTTTCAATAAAAAAGGAAAACGAGAGCACCAAACCAAACCAGCGTGTCAAAGCCATCGACCAGACCTGCACAAGTTTCGCTCGTATCAGCACCTGGTGAAGTCTCGGCGTCTCGGTCTACCGTCCGACGTCCATCGCACAGTGCCGTATTCGATGGCCTACCCCCTCGTCCTGTCCCCCGGGAGGTTCGCTCTCGCCGCCGCCACGCGCGTTGTGGCGGCTCCGCCCGCTTCTTCCCCCCCTGCGCGCGTCTGTCTCCTCGCGCCCGCCCGCACGCCCCGCCTGGCGCGCTCGACGACGGTGGTGAGCATTGCATTAGCACATTAACTCCTCTCTTCCTTCAATGATGTTCTTCTCCGAGCTGAGCCCGATCGTGACTAACTGAGCAGGGGCCCTTGCGCGCGCACGCGCGCCTGAGATTCAAGCAGCGCGCTCCGGCGGACGACGGCGCCGCCGCCAAGGAGGCTTGCCCGCGCGACCCAGCGGATAAAGAGGGCGTCGCGGAGACCGACCCGTACGCCAAGCTGTGGCCGTGGGGGGACTACTTCCCCGACGAAGACGAATTACGCCGGGAGGACTTCGCCACCATGCAAGAACGGTTCTCGCGCGAATCTACGGAGGCGGTCGCGGCGCTAAAAGCCATGATCGCCGGCGTGTTCCGTCCACTCCTGGACAACTTCCACCACCTCCGGTCCCTGAAGACCGTCTACGACACGGAGGACTACCACATCGGCATGCCCTTCGGTACATAAGCCTATGTGTATCTCCTAGATAGTACTAGGATCAATAGCTTTTTATGTGATCTGACGAGGTCTTTGTTCAGGAGCGTTGGTCGCCTGCGTCGGGTGCTATCAACTGTGGAAGATGGATCCGTCCATGTTTGTCAGCACCGCTCTCGGCTATGCGTTCTACAAGCTCAGCGTTGTCTCGTTGGAGCTCCGGAAACAGGGCTTTGCCAATGACCTCATCACCCGACTTAAATTTGGTTAGTTGTTATCCAGGCCTCATATACACACATAATAATTTTCAAAACCAAACTTCTGTGGGTTAATTTCGTTGTTTGTTTTAACCTGTGCAGTTATCATGCTCCTCATCATGGCCGTAACTTACAATAAAAAATATTCTCCACTTGATGCTATCATGTGAGTTCCATGTTTGTCTTCTTTTTTACTACATTGTCGTTGGCAGAACTTGTTTGGTTGTTTACTGGCACATGGTGCCTGTTTTTATGCTCTATCATTATTATTGACAATAGAATTATCTCTCCCACTTTTGTAACACAGGGCGCCTGTTTTTATGCTCTATTCATTGACATTTGCTTGTGAAGTGACTGGCGTCAAGAAGCAGTTCAAGTATGCTGTGCCGCTACTTAACATAATGCTAAGGCACCCAGAAGGAAGACGGGAGCTACGCGCAATGTTGTCTGAGGTTGAACTTGAACTTGTATCAGAGTGTGGGATCGTGGTCTTATAAAACCAGTTATGTAAACGTGCTTTTATAGTGCCACTTGTAGAATCCTACACTTGGGGCCTTAATATTTTTGTTACCGTAGTAAGTTGTTTCATTTATATTGCACATTCATGAAACTGTGTCAAATACGTATAGTTGTTGCGCTATAGCCAGATTGTAATTACCGGAGCTTGAACTTGTATCAGAGTGTGGGATCGTTGTCTTATAAAACGCGTGAGGATATTAAATCGGTCTTGGAAGTGGAAACCGTGACATCTGAGAGCAAGTATTTGGGACTTCCGACCCTGGAAGGAAGAATGAAGGATGAAAGTTTTCAGCTGATCATGGATAAATTGGGAAAAAGATGTAACAATTGGACTGAAAGATTTATGTCTTATGCTGCAAAAGAGGGAGACTGGGTTTTCTCCCATGCACgggatatgtactccctccgttccgaaatataagtttttttagacatttcaaatggactacaacatacagatgcatgtagacatattctagagtgtagattaactcattttgctccgta encodes the following:
- the LOC123107281 gene encoding uncharacterized protein — encoded protein: MAYPLVLSPGRFALAAATRVVAAPPASSPPARVCLLAPARTPRLARSTTVGPLRAHARLRFKQRAPADDGAAAKEACPRDPADKEGVAETDPYAKLWPWGDYFPDEDELRREDFATMQERFSRESTEAVAALKAMIAGVFRPLLDNFHHLRSLKTVYDTEDYHIGMPFGALVACVGCYQLWKMDPSMFVSTALGYAFYKLSVVSLELRKQGFANDLITRLKFVIMLLIMAVTYNKKYSPLDAIMAPVFMLYSLTFACEVTGVKKQFKYAVPLLNIMLRHPEGRRELRAMLSEVELELVSECGIVVL